Proteins encoded by one window of Synechococcus sp. WH 7805:
- a CDS encoding TIGR03032 family protein: MRNHQASESVSIASSSGLASWLREANISLAFSTYRANRLLLLGTDATDQPQIKLNERLFDRPMGLFVAGESLWMAARCQLWRLDNLLAPGQLHEGGDRLYVPAASFTTGEVNAHELVLDADDQPIFVNTAFSCLATIKPRCSFAPTWAPPFITQFAGDDRCHLNGLALKDGLPTWATAFCSSGDPSSWRNQRSEGGVVIHIPSGELAATGLAMPHSPRWRDGKLWLLNSGTGELGWIEDGQFRALCYLSGFVRGLAFAAGFAVVGLSKLRSPEFTGLPLEERLNAEGNPGGCCGLRVIDLATGEIVHSLDLPDPIDELFDVAVLPGVRQPRALGLQGEEIDCLVKIPDQPELLHVRPMAPSGKPHQGPTLRPFGLPQPSTPTATTDSHHDTPASPGTPIRYQRVFHLTPANLAPYAELTFPSLAPGSTAITRIKGELLGLSAMASGVMVGLAIAERQADGSAQLLSLKVDVPWRRRGIGTGLLRRLMVFLAKEDIAPLTLRYKASPELSTCFEPILARLGWSTPRTDFVLLEGRSHQIDGINWADRFPIAAPYSLLPWHQLSETQVNQARALDAPTELQPPVDQRELEPSISLALLHHDAPVGWVLAHRTGAGSVRYSSLFVATGHRSRARALSLLAEGFRRQNAAAIPTGRAAIDHRNTAMLRLLKRHLGVHLLAIGRSRRCQSPPLKSLQATPNTSGSTER, from the coding sequence ATGCGGAATCACCAAGCCTCTGAGTCTGTTTCGATCGCTTCCTCGTCGGGACTCGCCAGCTGGCTGCGAGAAGCCAACATCTCACTGGCCTTCAGCACGTACCGCGCCAATCGCCTGCTGCTGCTCGGAACCGACGCAACCGACCAGCCGCAGATCAAGCTGAACGAACGGCTCTTTGATCGGCCGATGGGACTGTTCGTTGCTGGCGAAAGCCTCTGGATGGCTGCTCGTTGCCAGCTCTGGCGCCTCGACAACCTCCTGGCGCCAGGCCAGCTCCATGAGGGCGGTGATCGCCTTTATGTACCCGCTGCCAGCTTCACCACCGGTGAGGTGAATGCGCACGAACTCGTGCTCGACGCCGACGACCAACCGATCTTTGTGAACACAGCCTTCAGCTGCCTGGCCACCATCAAGCCACGCTGCAGCTTTGCGCCCACCTGGGCTCCACCGTTCATCACCCAATTCGCTGGCGACGACCGCTGTCACCTCAACGGCCTTGCCCTCAAAGACGGCCTCCCCACCTGGGCGACCGCCTTCTGCAGCAGCGGGGATCCCTCCTCCTGGCGCAACCAGCGCAGTGAAGGCGGAGTGGTGATTCACATTCCATCGGGTGAGCTGGCGGCCACCGGTCTGGCCATGCCCCATTCTCCCCGCTGGCGCGATGGCAAACTCTGGCTGCTCAACTCCGGCACTGGCGAACTCGGCTGGATCGAGGACGGCCAATTTCGAGCACTCTGCTATCTCTCCGGCTTTGTGCGCGGACTCGCCTTTGCCGCAGGATTTGCCGTGGTGGGCCTCTCCAAGCTGCGTTCACCCGAGTTCACCGGCCTGCCGCTCGAGGAGCGATTGAATGCCGAGGGCAACCCCGGTGGCTGTTGTGGCTTGCGTGTGATTGATCTGGCCACTGGCGAGATCGTGCACAGCCTGGACCTCCCCGACCCCATTGATGAACTCTTTGATGTGGCCGTGCTGCCAGGAGTGCGCCAACCGCGGGCTCTTGGCCTGCAAGGCGAGGAGATCGATTGTCTGGTGAAAATTCCCGATCAGCCAGAACTGTTGCATGTGCGCCCCATGGCGCCCAGCGGCAAGCCACACCAAGGACCAACCCTGAGGCCCTTCGGGTTGCCGCAACCCTCCACTCCCACTGCCACAACCGACTCCCACCACGACACACCTGCATCACCCGGCACCCCGATCCGCTACCAGCGGGTGTTTCACCTCACCCCCGCCAACCTCGCCCCATACGCCGAGCTCACCTTCCCTTCCCTCGCACCAGGCAGCACGGCCATCACCCGCATCAAGGGTGAACTGCTGGGCCTTTCGGCCATGGCCTCTGGTGTGATGGTGGGATTGGCGATTGCCGAGCGCCAGGCTGATGGATCAGCCCAGCTGCTCTCCCTCAAGGTGGATGTGCCTTGGCGACGACGCGGCATCGGCACCGGCCTTTTGCGCCGGCTGATGGTCTTTCTGGCCAAGGAAGACATTGCCCCCCTCACCCTCCGCTACAAGGCCAGCCCGGAACTCAGCACCTGCTTTGAGCCGATCCTTGCCAGGCTCGGATGGAGTACGCCCCGCACTGATTTCGTGCTGCTCGAGGGCCGCAGCCACCAGATTGATGGCATCAACTGGGCTGATCGCTTTCCTATTGCAGCTCCCTACAGCCTCCTCCCATGGCACCAGCTCAGCGAAACGCAGGTCAACCAAGCCCGCGCCCTCGACGCTCCCACTGAACTGCAACCCCCTGTTGATCAACGCGAGCTCGAACCGTCCATCAGCCTCGCCCTGCTGCATCACGACGCCCCGGTGGGCTGGGTGCTGGCTCACCGCACCGGAGCTGGCAGTGTTCGCTACTCCAGCCTGTTCGTCGCCACGGGCCACCGCAGCCGCGCTCGCGCTCTGAGCCTGCTGGCTGAGGGCTTCCGCCGCCAGAACGCTGCTGCCATCCCCACCGGTCGTGCCGCAATTGATCACCGCAACACGGCAATGTTGCGCCTGCTCAAACGCCATCTCGGCGTTCACCTGCTCGCCATCGGCCGTTCCCGCCGATGTCAATCACCCCCGCTCAAGTCGCTTCAAGCCACACCCAACACAAGCGGATCGACTGAGCGATGA
- a CDS encoding tetratricopeptide repeat protein yields the protein MQIIHNADLSIHIVSASRFAPEDFAQKSLLGRCLTRPEHKSYESTIRCGNHESLAITYNTAIESSSPTTVLVFCHDDVDLGPEHLGSQLQKALARFDVVGVCGNQRHQRGQVAWWLDPTSGQWDHAYLSGAIRHGSLGSAVPTVFGPTPMPVESLDGVFIAARADTLQRSGVRFDPRFAFHHYDLDFCRSALQAGLCLGTWPFPLIHASGGMAAGALWDRSVQAYLGKWSEPQTLFRSARALEKAQAWPEAEQLYRQLLQLTPNHGPAQLQLANVLHRQNRPLEAIRSLDALLQTTDSSCSNGLRARAQTNRGALRQLQGDLDGAVADHSEALRLEPSLTIAGDNLLALALQLRSLGFTRQALEALRVILRATPQRPDLLLQLGSTLMELGRVEAAVPCFRRLLRQRPELPEGHYQLGQALAALGHTEAGLHALNTAHTLAPEATDVLTSLEWHRLSLCDWDDYDRRAARMLRQLQRYAESSDGPLVAPLTASLFALPPALHRRLGERWSEPTRARIAGRHLPPPPRLNSQRLRIGYLSADFRDHAMGHLIHGVFSKHDRRRFEVFAYSLSDISDAVSAAIRKGVDHFKIVAADSSEAIAQQIRADGIDVLIDLMGHTHHGRPDVLARRPAPLQLHYLGYPGSLGADWIDGLIADTWLIPPEHDSHYRETVHRLPWAFVSSSSLKECSDAAQPALTRNDIGLPEDAVVFACFHRAEKITPMRFHCWLEILQQVPDALLWIINDQPLVEERLRKKARAAGLGPQRLVFSPKLESALFSQACSLADLLLDTSPYSSGATAVTALAAGLPLLSCPGENFASRMGASLCAATGLNELICSTPEAYQQKAIALGRQPAELRRLRRHLLDQQHNLPLFNTAAWVGHLEGLLEQLVH from the coding sequence GTGCAGATCATTCACAACGCTGATCTCTCGATCCACATCGTCAGCGCCAGCCGATTTGCACCGGAAGACTTTGCCCAGAAGTCGTTACTCGGACGATGCCTAACCCGGCCAGAGCACAAGTCTTACGAGAGCACCATTCGTTGCGGCAACCACGAATCGCTCGCAATCACGTACAACACTGCGATCGAAAGTTCATCGCCAACCACGGTGCTGGTGTTTTGCCACGACGATGTGGACCTTGGCCCTGAACACCTCGGCTCACAACTGCAGAAGGCCTTAGCCCGCTTTGATGTGGTTGGGGTATGCGGCAACCAACGTCATCAACGGGGACAAGTTGCCTGGTGGCTGGACCCCACCAGCGGCCAGTGGGACCATGCCTACTTGAGCGGCGCCATCCGCCACGGATCGCTCGGGTCAGCGGTACCGACCGTCTTTGGTCCCACACCCATGCCGGTTGAATCCCTTGACGGCGTGTTCATCGCAGCGCGGGCCGACACGCTTCAGCGTTCAGGCGTGCGCTTTGACCCACGCTTTGCATTCCACCATTACGACCTGGATTTCTGCCGCTCGGCCCTCCAGGCGGGCCTGTGTCTCGGGACATGGCCGTTTCCGTTGATCCATGCCAGTGGCGGAATGGCCGCCGGTGCGCTCTGGGATCGTTCGGTGCAGGCTTATCTCGGCAAGTGGAGCGAGCCTCAAACCTTGTTTCGCTCGGCGCGGGCTCTTGAAAAGGCGCAGGCCTGGCCAGAGGCCGAACAGCTCTATCGCCAACTGCTGCAGCTCACACCGAACCATGGTCCTGCTCAGCTGCAGCTGGCCAACGTGCTGCACCGACAAAACCGACCACTCGAGGCCATCAGGAGCCTCGATGCCCTGCTGCAGACCACAGACAGTTCATGCTCCAACGGCCTGCGTGCCCGCGCCCAGACCAATCGCGGCGCCCTGCGTCAGCTCCAAGGTGATCTCGATGGCGCGGTCGCTGACCACAGCGAAGCACTGCGACTGGAGCCCAGCCTCACCATCGCCGGCGACAACCTGCTCGCGCTCGCCCTGCAACTGCGCAGCCTGGGGTTCACCCGCCAGGCCCTTGAAGCCTTACGGGTGATCCTGCGTGCCACGCCACAGCGTCCTGATCTGCTGCTGCAGCTGGGCAGCACCTTGATGGAACTGGGCCGAGTGGAGGCTGCCGTGCCCTGCTTTCGTCGCCTGCTGCGCCAGAGACCGGAGCTGCCAGAAGGTCACTACCAACTTGGGCAGGCCCTCGCGGCCCTGGGTCACACCGAAGCCGGTCTTCACGCACTGAACACAGCCCACACCCTCGCTCCAGAGGCCACCGACGTGCTCACAAGCCTCGAATGGCATCGCCTCAGCCTCTGCGACTGGGATGACTACGACCGCCGTGCTGCTCGGATGCTCAGGCAGTTGCAGCGCTACGCCGAGAGCAGTGATGGCCCCCTGGTTGCCCCCCTCACCGCATCTTTGTTTGCACTTCCACCCGCCCTTCACCGTCGCCTGGGTGAACGCTGGAGCGAACCCACCCGCGCCCGCATAGCCGGCCGGCACCTACCGCCACCACCCCGTCTAAACAGCCAACGCCTGCGCATCGGCTACCTCTCAGCCGATTTCCGCGACCATGCCATGGGCCATCTGATCCATGGCGTGTTCTCAAAACACGACCGAAGACGCTTCGAGGTGTTCGCCTATTCCCTCAGCGACATTTCCGATGCGGTCAGCGCTGCGATCCGCAAGGGCGTGGACCATTTCAAGATCGTGGCGGCAGACAGCAGCGAGGCGATCGCCCAGCAGATCCGGGCCGATGGCATCGATGTGCTGATCGACCTGATGGGCCATACCCACCATGGGCGTCCGGACGTGCTGGCCCGCAGGCCCGCGCCCTTGCAACTCCATTACCTCGGATACCCAGGCTCACTGGGGGCCGACTGGATCGATGGGCTGATCGCCGATACCTGGTTGATCCCACCAGAGCACGACTCCCACTACAGAGAAACAGTGCACCGCCTGCCTTGGGCATTCGTGAGCTCAAGCTCATTGAAGGAGTGCAGCGATGCAGCCCAGCCAGCACTGACTCGCAACGACATCGGCCTGCCGGAGGACGCCGTGGTGTTCGCCTGCTTCCACCGAGCCGAGAAGATCACACCGATGCGATTTCATTGTTGGCTGGAGATCCTGCAGCAGGTGCCGGATGCGCTGCTTTGGATCATCAATGATCAGCCTTTGGTGGAAGAGCGCCTGCGCAAGAAAGCCAGAGCAGCGGGGTTGGGGCCTCAGCGCCTGGTCTTCAGCCCAAAGCTGGAGAGCGCCTTGTTCTCTCAGGCCTGCAGCCTCGCCGATTTACTGCTCGACACCAGCCCTTACAGCTCTGGGGCCACGGCGGTGACTGCACTGGCAGCCGGCCTTCCCCTGTTGAGTTGCCCAGGCGAGAACTTTGCCTCGCGCATGGGCGCCAGTCTCTGCGCCGCCACAGGGCTCAATGAGCTGATCTGCTCAACACCCGAGGCCTACCAGCAAAAAGCCATCGCCCTGGGCCGTCAACCTGCCGAACTGAGGCGCCTGCGCCGCCATCTGCTTGATCAGCAACACAACCTGCCTCTGTTCAACACGGCTGCCTGGGTTGGGCACTTGGAAGGCCTGCTGGAACAACTCGTGCACTGA
- a CDS encoding AraC family transcriptional regulator, translating to MIQLDSTFSSCQGLQELFQPLSPDLVALQMSPGPLQGRLRSFHLGAVRCNLLETNQCLFLSGTRRPKPCTVAIPLEEPQASSLYRAQGISVEWPALMGYNRHLTDFDLRLPAGARLATIVIGKEVLLEQLNHRGGSQRTLERWEGTNQLELLPELQQRLRNQLHQLIQRNEQGWNPEDPDQLIDSVIRCFEEPQARTKLIAKREARHEAAIDLLHWCDKNPTKTVTVEALSAELFQSRTSLFRGSREHFDRTPLELQRAIRMDRVRELLLDPARLASQGLTGVGDSAASMGFTSRSHFARRYQDYYGELPQDTLKHDPKRTL from the coding sequence GTGATCCAGTTGGACAGCACGTTTTCCAGCTGTCAGGGCTTGCAGGAGCTCTTCCAACCACTGTCGCCCGATCTTGTGGCCCTGCAGATGAGCCCCGGCCCCTTGCAGGGTCGGCTGCGCAGCTTTCACCTGGGAGCAGTTCGCTGCAATCTGCTGGAAACCAACCAATGCCTGTTTCTCAGCGGAACCCGCCGGCCGAAACCCTGCACGGTGGCCATCCCTCTGGAAGAGCCCCAGGCGTCATCGCTGTATCGGGCACAGGGCATTTCCGTGGAGTGGCCTGCCTTGATGGGATACAACCGCCACCTCACCGACTTTGATCTGAGGCTGCCCGCCGGTGCCCGGCTGGCCACAATCGTGATTGGCAAGGAAGTGCTGCTGGAGCAGCTGAACCACCGAGGAGGAAGCCAGCGCACCCTGGAACGCTGGGAAGGCACCAATCAACTGGAACTACTGCCGGAGTTGCAACAACGCTTGCGGAATCAACTCCACCAACTGATTCAACGCAACGAACAGGGATGGAATCCCGAAGACCCCGATCAACTGATCGACAGCGTGATTCGCTGCTTTGAAGAACCCCAGGCACGCACAAAGCTCATCGCCAAACGCGAAGCACGCCATGAAGCCGCCATCGACCTGCTGCACTGGTGCGACAAAAACCCCACGAAGACAGTCACCGTTGAAGCACTCAGCGCCGAGCTGTTCCAATCGCGTACGTCGTTGTTCCGCGGATCCCGAGAACATTTCGACCGCACACCCCTAGAGCTGCAACGCGCGATCCGCATGGATCGCGTCAGGGAACTGCTACTAGACCCAGCTCGCCTCGCCAGCCAAGGCCTCACCGGTGTTGGCGACAGCGCTGCATCCATGGGCTTCACCAGCCGCAGCCACTTCGCTCGACGGTATCAGGACTACTACGGAGAACTACCGCAGGACACACTCAAACACGATCCCAAAAGAACACTCTGA
- a CDS encoding DUF2062 domain-containing protein, protein MGRMLIKARERVQDALQWLWQQEGTPGQRARGLAAGIFCGCFPFFGFQTLLGIALASVVRGNHILAAAGTWISNPFTYVPLYMFNFKVGDLVLGPGRPWPGFDTLRQEGFSEVGWSVLSRLLLGSALTGAVCGAVGWWLSLRWLQRSQ, encoded by the coding sequence ATGGGCCGGATGCTGATCAAGGCAAGGGAACGCGTCCAAGACGCTTTGCAGTGGCTTTGGCAACAGGAGGGCACTCCCGGTCAGCGCGCCCGCGGGCTGGCTGCAGGGATCTTCTGCGGCTGCTTTCCGTTCTTTGGCTTCCAAACGCTTCTGGGCATCGCCCTGGCCAGCGTGGTGCGCGGCAATCACATCCTGGCCGCAGCGGGCACCTGGATCAGCAATCCCTTCACCTACGTGCCCCTTTACATGTTCAACTTCAAAGTCGGAGACCTCGTACTGGGTCCAGGACGTCCCTGGCCAGGGTTCGACACTCTTCGCCAGGAGGGCTTCAGCGAGGTGGGCTGGAGCGTTTTGAGCCGTCTGCTTCTTGGCTCCGCACTGACGGGTGCTGTCTGTGGTGCTGTCGGCTGGTGGCTGAGCCTGCGCTGGCTGCAGCGCTCCCAGTGA
- the mnmE gene encoding tRNA uridine-5-carboxymethylaminomethyl(34) synthesis GTPase MnmE — MQEINRDAQTIAAVATAVAPAQGGIAVIRLSGPQAQSAVKAVTRIPGLQPWESHHVLYGHVLAAESDERIDEVLVLLMLAPRSFTGEDVVEIHCHGGVIAVQRVLARVLDQPGVRRALPGEFSQRAVLNGRLDLTRAEAISDLVAARSQRAAQLAMAGVDGGIQKRITALRERLLDQLSELEARVDFEEDLPPLDGSALLEELQMVRCQLQQLVEDGQVGAALRQGLRVALVGRPNVGKSSLLNRLSRRERAIVTDLPGTTRDLLESEIVLEGVPITLLDTAGIRATTDAVEQLGIARSHDALASADLVLLLFDLSVGWTPDDEALRQRVPDAVPHLLVGNKVDLAGSDALARLSSAAVDVCLSANTGAGEAELVQAMLKRCGALTDGSLLLSLNQRQADLAQQAADALARSAQVAADGLPWDFWTIDLRQAIRSLGEITGEELTESVLDRIFSRFCIGK; from the coding sequence ATGCAGGAGATCAATCGAGACGCGCAAACGATCGCCGCGGTGGCCACGGCTGTGGCTCCCGCGCAGGGGGGGATCGCCGTGATCCGTCTCTCCGGCCCCCAGGCTCAGTCCGCTGTGAAGGCGGTCACGCGCATTCCAGGACTGCAGCCCTGGGAGAGCCATCACGTGCTTTACGGCCATGTGTTGGCGGCGGAGAGCGACGAGCGGATTGATGAAGTGCTGGTGCTGTTGATGCTGGCGCCGCGCAGTTTCACCGGGGAGGATGTGGTGGAGATCCATTGCCATGGCGGGGTGATTGCCGTGCAGCGGGTGCTGGCCCGGGTGCTGGATCAGCCTGGGGTGCGACGGGCTTTGCCTGGTGAGTTCAGCCAGCGGGCTGTGCTCAATGGGCGTCTTGACCTCACCCGTGCGGAGGCCATCAGTGATCTGGTGGCGGCACGCAGTCAGCGTGCTGCGCAGCTGGCGATGGCCGGCGTGGATGGGGGAATTCAGAAACGGATCACAGCCCTGCGTGAACGTCTGCTGGATCAGCTCAGCGAGTTGGAGGCTCGGGTGGATTTCGAGGAGGACCTGCCGCCCCTGGATGGATCAGCCCTGCTCGAGGAGTTGCAGATGGTGCGCTGCCAGCTGCAGCAGCTGGTGGAGGATGGGCAGGTTGGTGCCGCTCTGCGCCAGGGGCTGCGCGTGGCCCTGGTGGGACGTCCGAATGTGGGCAAGAGCTCCTTGCTCAATCGTCTCAGCCGGCGCGAGAGGGCGATCGTGACCGATCTGCCCGGCACCACCCGTGATCTGCTGGAGAGCGAGATCGTGCTTGAGGGGGTGCCGATCACCCTGCTCGATACCGCGGGCATTCGGGCGACGACCGATGCGGTGGAGCAGCTCGGCATTGCCCGCAGTCACGACGCCCTGGCCAGTGCTGATCTGGTGCTGCTCCTTTTTGATCTGAGCGTGGGCTGGACGCCAGATGATGAGGCGCTTCGGCAGCGCGTCCCCGACGCTGTGCCCCATCTGCTGGTGGGCAACAAAGTGGATCTTGCTGGTTCTGATGCTCTGGCGAGGCTCAGCTCCGCTGCTGTCGACGTGTGTCTCAGTGCCAATACAGGCGCCGGGGAGGCTGAGTTGGTGCAGGCCATGCTGAAGCGTTGTGGGGCTCTCACAGACGGCTCTCTGCTGCTTTCCCTCAACCAGCGCCAGGCGGATCTGGCTCAGCAGGCTGCCGATGCTCTGGCCCGCAGTGCGCAGGTGGCGGCCGACGGGTTGCCCTGGGACTTCTGGACGATCGATCTGCGTCAGGCGATTCGCAGCCTTGGCGAGATCACTGGCGAGGAGCTCACCGAATCAGTGCTCGATCGGATCTTCTCCCGCTTCTGCATCGGCAAGTGA
- a CDS encoding TerB family tellurite resistance protein, which produces MTDPLAALKPSQWAQLKVLCWLASVDGDVASEERALLSKLSQRLLPLEDPEDALASLQAESSEAELEAWVAQLNGTDDRMAMVSLAFQMACSSQGPDDDSAINAAERVAYRRLLEVLNLSDAQVQEAEWAARQALKETPALLDRLNQLLFGWGAWPSVAALEASGTSWL; this is translated from the coding sequence GTGACTGATCCACTGGCTGCTCTCAAGCCCTCGCAGTGGGCCCAGTTGAAAGTGCTCTGTTGGCTGGCAAGTGTGGATGGGGATGTGGCTTCGGAAGAGCGGGCACTCCTCAGCAAGCTGTCGCAGCGTCTGCTGCCTCTGGAAGATCCGGAGGATGCCCTTGCGTCGTTGCAGGCTGAGTCGTCGGAGGCCGAACTGGAAGCCTGGGTCGCCCAGCTGAACGGCACGGATGATCGGATGGCCATGGTGTCGCTGGCGTTTCAGATGGCCTGCAGCAGCCAGGGGCCGGACGATGACAGTGCCATCAACGCCGCTGAGAGGGTGGCTTATCGGCGCCTCCTAGAGGTCCTCAACCTCTCGGATGCCCAGGTACAGGAGGCGGAATGGGCTGCCCGCCAGGCTCTCAAGGAAACGCCGGCTCTCCTCGATCGTCTCAATCAATTGCTGTTTGGCTGGGGAGCCTGGCCTTCGGTCGCGGCCCTTGAGGCGTCGGGCACCAGCTGGCTCTGA
- the nadC gene encoding carboxylating nicotinate-nucleotide diphosphorylase, with product MVAALPITPQLQRQLEAWLMEDLGRGDLTAAALQGCRGAAHWMAKADGQFCGGVLLEPLVHLLDPAAEVNLLVGEGQWVEAGQRLLEVEGAAAALVGVERTALNLAMRLSGIATATAALVAQLQGTGARLADTRKTTPGLRVLEKYAVRCGGGVNHRMGLDDAAMLKENHIAWAGGITAAIAAVREQAPWPTAVIVEAETEAQATEAVRAGANGVLLDEFTPEQLMALVPRLRESSTCGVVLEASGIQPEQLQAYAVTGIDLISTSAPVTRSRWLDLSMRFCA from the coding sequence ATGGTGGCTGCTCTGCCGATCACCCCGCAGCTCCAGAGGCAGCTCGAGGCCTGGCTGATGGAAGATCTCGGCCGAGGCGATCTCACGGCTGCAGCACTTCAGGGGTGTCGTGGTGCGGCTCATTGGATGGCCAAGGCAGACGGCCAGTTCTGCGGTGGTGTGTTGCTCGAGCCATTGGTGCATCTGCTTGACCCGGCGGCTGAGGTGAATCTGCTGGTGGGCGAAGGTCAGTGGGTCGAGGCAGGGCAGCGTCTGTTGGAGGTCGAAGGTGCGGCTGCAGCCCTTGTGGGCGTTGAGCGCACGGCTCTCAACCTGGCCATGCGCTTGTCCGGGATTGCCACAGCCACAGCGGCCTTGGTGGCTCAGCTCCAGGGCACCGGTGCGCGTCTCGCTGATACCCGGAAGACCACGCCGGGGTTGCGCGTGCTGGAGAAATACGCGGTGCGCTGCGGCGGTGGGGTGAATCACCGCATGGGGCTGGATGACGCGGCCATGCTCAAGGAAAACCACATCGCCTGGGCGGGGGGCATCACTGCGGCCATCGCGGCCGTGCGCGAGCAGGCTCCATGGCCCACGGCTGTGATTGTTGAAGCGGAGACAGAGGCCCAGGCCACTGAAGCGGTGCGAGCGGGCGCCAATGGGGTGCTGCTGGATGAGTTCACCCCTGAGCAGCTCATGGCCCTTGTGCCGCGTCTGCGGGAATCCAGCACCTGCGGGGTGGTGCTGGAGGCCTCGGGCATTCAGCCCGAGCAGTTGCAGGCCTATGCCGTCACTGGCATTGATCTGATCTCCACGAGCGCACCGGTCACCCGCAGTCGCTGGCTCGACCTCAGCATGCGCTTCTGTGCTTGA
- the argS gene encoding arginine--tRNA ligase: MLRIAQALETQLRDAMQRALPEADAGLDPQLVAASKPEFGDFQANGALPLAKPLKQAPRQIATAIVEQLQADPAFTDLCLEPQIAGPGFINLTIRPERLAAEVSARLGDERLGVPAVVNEAPVVVDFSSPNIAKEMHVGHLRSTIIGDSLARVLEFRGHPVLRLNHVGDWGTQFGMLITHLKQVAPEALETADAVDLGDLVAFYREAKKRFDEDEAFQFTSREEVVKLQGGDPVSLKAWGLLCDQSRREFQKIYDRLDIRLSERGESFYNPFLPAVIDGLKDAELLVTDDGAECVFLEGVQGKDGNPLPVIVRKSDGGFNYATTDLAAIRYRFGAVPDGDGARRVIYVTDAGQANHFAGVFQVATRAGWIPDGARLEHVPFGLVQGEDGKKLKTRSGDTVRLRDLLDEAVERAEADLRSRLKAEERSESEEFIHHVAATVGLAAVKYADLSQNRITNYQFSFDRMLALQGNTAPYLLYAVVRIAGIARKGGDLEVSTAQLQFSEPQEWALVRELLKFDVVIAEVEEELLPNRLCSYLFELSQVFNRFYDQVPVLKAESEALPSRLALCRLTADTLKAGLGLLGIPSLERM, encoded by the coding sequence ATGCTGCGCATCGCCCAGGCCCTTGAAACCCAGTTGCGCGATGCGATGCAGCGGGCCCTCCCTGAAGCGGATGCGGGGCTGGATCCCCAGCTGGTCGCCGCCAGCAAGCCGGAGTTCGGCGATTTTCAGGCCAACGGTGCCCTCCCCCTGGCCAAGCCCTTGAAGCAGGCCCCACGGCAGATCGCCACGGCGATTGTGGAGCAGCTGCAGGCGGATCCCGCCTTCACGGACCTGTGTTTAGAGCCTCAGATCGCTGGCCCAGGTTTTATCAACCTCACGATTCGCCCTGAGCGGCTGGCGGCCGAGGTGTCGGCTCGGCTTGGGGACGAACGGTTGGGGGTGCCGGCGGTGGTGAACGAGGCACCGGTGGTGGTGGATTTTTCCAGCCCCAACATCGCCAAGGAGATGCATGTGGGGCACCTGCGCTCCACGATCATTGGCGATTCTCTGGCGAGGGTGCTGGAGTTCCGCGGCCATCCGGTGCTGCGCCTCAATCACGTGGGCGATTGGGGCACCCAGTTCGGCATGTTGATCACCCACCTCAAGCAGGTGGCGCCGGAAGCTTTGGAGACTGCCGATGCGGTGGATCTCGGTGATCTGGTGGCCTTCTACCGCGAGGCCAAGAAGCGTTTCGATGAGGATGAAGCCTTCCAGTTCACCTCCCGTGAGGAGGTGGTGAAGCTGCAGGGTGGCGATCCGGTGTCGCTCAAGGCCTGGGGCCTGCTCTGCGATCAGTCGCGGCGCGAGTTCCAGAAGATCTACGACCGGCTCGATATTCGCCTCAGCGAACGCGGTGAATCGTTTTACAACCCTTTCCTGCCGGCGGTGATTGATGGGCTGAAGGACGCTGAGCTGTTGGTCACCGACGACGGTGCGGAGTGTGTGTTCCTCGAAGGTGTGCAGGGCAAGGACGGCAATCCCCTGCCAGTGATCGTGCGCAAGAGTGATGGAGGCTTCAACTACGCCACCACCGATCTGGCGGCGATTCGCTACCGCTTTGGAGCGGTTCCCGATGGTGACGGCGCTCGCCGGGTGATCTATGTGACCGATGCCGGCCAGGCGAATCACTTCGCTGGGGTGTTCCAGGTGGCCACACGGGCCGGCTGGATTCCTGACGGCGCTCGCCTCGAGCACGTGCCCTTTGGTCTGGTGCAGGGAGAGGACGGCAAGAAGCTCAAGACCCGCTCCGGTGACACGGTGCGTCTGCGGGATCTGCTCGATGAAGCCGTGGAGCGGGCCGAAGCCGACCTGCGCTCACGTCTGAAGGCGGAGGAGCGCAGCGAGTCGGAGGAGTTCATTCACCACGTTGCCGCCACCGTCGGTTTGGCGGCCGTGAAATACGCCGACCTCAGTCAGAACCGAATCACGAATTACCAGTTCTCCTTCGATCGGATGCTGGCGTTGCAGGGCAATACGGCGCCCTATCTCCTGTATGCCGTGGTGCGCATCGCCGGGATTGCTCGCAAGGGGGGTGACCTGGAGGTGTCGACGGCACAGCTGCAGTTCAGCGAGCCCCAGGAGTGGGCCCTGGTGCGGGAGCTGCTCAAGTTCGATGTGGTGATTGCCGAGGTGGAGGAAGAGCTCTTGCCCAACCGCCTCTGCAGCTACCTGTTCGAGCTCAGCCAGGTGTTCAACCGCTTCTATGACCAGGTGCCGGTGCTCAAGGCCGAGTCAGAGGCTCTCCCCTCAAGGCTGGCGCTTTGCAGGCTCACTGCCGACACGCTCAAAGCAGGCCTCGGCTTGCTGGGGATTCCCAGCCTGGAACGGATGTGA